The Flammeovirga pectinis genomic interval GAAAACGTCTGTATCGTAGTTTGATTCTTTCTTCTGAATCGCCATACATAAACGTTCGAATCCCATACCTGTATCGATATGTTTGTTTGGAAGAGAAATTAAAGAACCGTCTGCTTTTCTATTGAATTGCATAAATACAAGGTTCCAGATTTCTACTACTAATGGGTGGTCTTCGTTTACTAAAGTTAAGCCATTAACTTTTGCTCTTTCTTCATCGTTACGAAGGTCAATATGGATTTCAGAACAAGGACCACAAGGACCAGTTTCTCCCATTTCCCAGAAGTTATCTTTTTTATTGGCAGGGATAATTCGATCTTCATCAATTAAACCTTTCCAAATATCAATAGCTTCTTGATCTAGTTCAGTACCGTCTTCTTTATCGCCTTCGAATACTGAAACATATAATCTATCTTTTGGTAGACCGTAAACTTCTGTAAGAAGTTCCCAAGCCCACTCAATAGCTTCTTTCTTAAAATAATCTCCAAAAGACCAGTTACCTAGCATTTCGAACATAGTGTGGTGGTAAGTATCAATACCTACTTCCTCTAAATCGTTGTGCTTTCCAGATACACGTAAACATTTTTGAGTATCTGTTACACGTGTATTCTCGGCGGCTTTATTTCCTAAGAAATAATCTTTGAACTGATTCATACCTGCGTTGGTAAACATCAAGGTAGGATCGTTTTTAATCACAAGTGGTGCCGAAGGAACGATGGCGTGCTGCTTGCTCTGGAAGAATTCCAGGAACGTGCGGCGAATACTTTTTGCGTCCATGTATATCTCTCTACTGAGTAATTTTAAAAATTTTATTTTTTAACGGTGCAAAAATAAGATAAATATCCAATCTATATAATAATGTATCTTATGTATATGCTGATAATAAGGTTCTTTTAAGAAAATAATAAAGATTTTGCATCAGTTTTATACAAAAAGAGGAATAAACCGTTTCAGATTTATTCCTCTAAGAAATTTTTGGTTGTGTATTCATTAATGTGAATTGTAAATATTTAAGATTAATTCTCTAATGATCATTCCTAATTGCTTTGAATCAGAATTTATAATTACCCAACCGTATTTATTAAATTGTTGAGTAACAAGAAGGGTTTTATCACCTTTTGTAAAAAGAAGAACTTCAGCCCCTCCAACGTTTAATGTGGAAGACTTTTGATATCCCTTTGTAATCGTAGTAATATCAACTTTTAAATCTCCTTTAGTAATAATATTCTCTACATTGCTAAATTTACTTTTAACGTGAATGTACTTTCTATTATCAGCCAAGGTAAAGTTAAATGCTATAATTGTGATATAAATACTGAGAAGTAGGTTTTTCATATTATTAAATCGTTTTTTCTTACTTTTAAAACAATTGAAATCACGACTACGCTAGAAGTATTTAGGGTGTTTAACTTTCATGTTCAATTGTTTACATTTTCATTAGTAAATGTATTGATTCTTATAAGAGTATGATTTTTATAAATAAATTATAGACTTCTATTGAAGTGATATTGTTAGTATTTAGATATATAAAAGAGGTGGTTTTTTTGTAATAAATCAGTGGTCTCTTGATTTGAAAAAATCTTCACTATATTTGTTGCACAACAAAGCATCTCATAATGTGCGTTTTTAAACTTGATGGAGAGGATAGAGAATTCAGAATAATATTTGTAACTTCTCTTAACAAACCCTTTATCAAGGTATTACTAACAAATTATATCATAATAAAATGAAGACTTTTGAAGTCCGTTTACCATATTCTATCTTAGAGCCAGACACTTGTTTTTCTACGAATGATCCAGATTGGACAGAGTTAGAGAAGTGGATTATTCGAGGTAAAAAAATAGGAATAAATACTGTATTAGTACCAATTTTATGGAAACTTGTAGAAGGAGAAGGTAAAGCTTCTGACAATACAGCTCATCATATACAGTATAATTGGATATACTACAGAAGTATGATTAATAAACTCGTAGAACACGATATAAAAATTGTGGTCGAGTTTAATTTTCAGATGATCAATAATTACGAAGAGAATTACTTATGTACTTTACCAGATTGGCTATGGGGAAAACTCATGGAAGACAACGAGGAAATTAAGTACTTAAGTCAGCTTAAATATGTAAATAAAGGTGGAGGTAGTGCGCAAGAATCTGTTTCTTTATGGGCAGACCATTATGTACTTCCTTACTACGAAGAATTAGTTAGATCTTTCAAACATAATTTTTCAGATATATCAGGACGATTTATTAGGATGCTTATTTCTACAACTCCGCAAGGAGAATTAAGCTACCCCATTAATGAATGTGCTTTCCCTAGAAGAAACATGCAATGTTATTCTCCTACAGCAATGGAGGATTTTGACAATTATGTTCGAGAAAAATATGGAGATTATATCTCTGCAGGAAAAAAGTGGGGAGTAGAAATAATAGATAAGGAAAGCTTATTTGTTTATTTTAAAGAGAATGATGTACTCCAAGGGCGTATGTATTACGATACATTGTATGGAAATGATGTTACAGAATGGTATAACCACTCTTTAACAAACCATGGAAATAAGTTATTACATATTCTTCAGAATGTATTTTCTGATGGTGGCTTTGAAGGGTCAAGATTATGTATACGTTTATCTTCTGCTTATGCAGAGAAGAACTTAAAAAATACACCTCACCTTACAGAAGTAGGAGGAGGGATATTATCATTGAGTAAAAAAGTTGATGTTAAGAAAGCATACACTACTTCTCTAGATGATTTATCAGTAGGTATAGATAGAGGTCGTTTACGTTTTATTATCCCTACAAAAAGTAGAACAGAGTATAAATCTGATTCAGAATACGCATTAAAATTAAAACATCTGTTGGAGTTTGGTGATGCTGATAATATTAGTTTCATCTTAGAAAATTCATCAACAGAAGGAATAAACTCTCACGTAATATGGGATACGTCTGAAGAATGGTTATTTAGAAATCATAGCTTACATGGTTTGATTGTAAATAACATGAAGGCGTTATTTGATACTACAGGTACTGGTAGCGCTCGTTTAGGAGAGCTAATCAGAAAAGTGAAGTTTAAGGATGATCATATTGAAAGAAAACAAAAATCTTTCCGTGTGATGGGACCACTTCATGTAAAAACACACAATGCAAAAAGATTACTTCAAGATCAGGATTGGATAACTGTTTCGAGACAGTTAGATACAATGAGAGAAATTGGAGTAAGTGCAGTTTCTATAGATATTTGGTGGGGATTAGTAGAAGGTCGTCAGTCTAATGAATTTGATTGGGTATACTATGATAACATGGTAAAACTAATTGAATCTAAAGGATTAAATTGGGTGCCAATATTATCATTCCACCAAGCAGGAGGTAACGTAAACGATGATTTTACACAAATGATTCCACTTTGGATTTGGGGTAAAATTGTTGAAGAAAATTCGAACCTTAAATCGATAGAAGATTTACAATATGTTTCAGAAACAGGTGATGTAAGTGTCGAATATGTGTCTTTATGGGCAGATACTTATGTAATTCCTTACTACGAACGTTTTATGGAAGCATTTAAGCAACGCTATAAAAAGTATGCTTGGATGACTGATGAAATTAATGTGAGTTTAGGACCTGCTGGTGAGTTAAGATATCCTTCTTATAACTCTCATGATTGGGGAGATTATCCTAACCGTGGTACATTACAATGCTATAGTAGACTAGCAGTAGAAGATTTTCAGCGTCATATTGTAAATATCTACGGTAGTTTAGATTACATAAATGAGGTTTGGCATACAGCGTACGAGTCAGCAGAAGAAATTCCAATGCCTGATGCAGATGAGTTATTTAAAAATAATAATTATTCTACATCACGTTACGGGCTAGATTTCTTTAATTGGTACAACGAAAGCCTTGCTAAGCATGGAAATAAAGTAATTAGAAGAGCAACAGAAATCTTTAACGATGAGTTTGAAAATGTACCTGTAGGTTTTAAAATGCCTGGTATTCACTGGTTAATTAGTGATCCTAATCAACCCCGTGTAGCAGAAATTACTGCAGGTTTAATAGCTCCTTATCCGAATATTAATGCATCTGATCGTGATGAATATACGGAGATGTTAAAGAAAATTATAGATAAAGACTTTAAAGATAAAGTGGTACTTCACTTTACTTGTTTAGAAAAAATGAACAAGGATTGGGAAGGATACTCTAGAGCTGAAGACCTTGTAATGTGGTTCTCTAATGCTGCTAAGAAATTAGACATTCAGGTAATGGGAGAAAATGCCCTTTACCATGAGTTGTACTCAGACTCAGGATGGGAGCAAATAGAGAAAGCATTAACTCGTGCAAATACAAGTTATTCGGGGCTTACAATACTAAGAATGCAAAACTTATTCTCGGATAATAACTTTGCCATTGAAAAATATGCAGAGTTAATCAATAAGTTGAGATAAGAAACTTTATAACAATAGAAAGAAACCACCATTAATCAATGTATTAGTGGTGGTTTCTTTTTATCTTCATAGTGTTAAACATTATAGAAATAATTGATATGTAGCGGCGTATAACTCTTTGATTAGTAGTTTAAAGTATACTCTTGCTATTATTATCAATTAAAGTTTTAGAATTAAGCAATTACAAAGAATATAGATATACTATGGAAGTATCACCTTTTCAGTCAGCCTTAGAATCTTGGGCAAAAATATTTGAAGGAAAATTAACAGACAATACTATAAAGTTTGATAATGCTCTAGGAAAAGGAACTATTAAGGGTTTTCAGTGTAATGAATATATAGAAGTATTTTGTTTTAAATTTCACCTAAAACAAAAGATCACTACATCAGGAAAAAAATTAAGCGAAATAGCGGAATTTAGACCAATATTCTTTGGAGATCCAGATGGTAATAAAACTCTTGGTATTGAGCAGGATCAAGATAATGAACTTGATGAAGTAACTGTAGAGAATTTCCCAATACTTACACAAGGGGTTTTTGCTACAAATAGTAAAGACTCAATGACATGGGATTTTAACCCGAATAGAGATATTCATTTTATATCAATTAGAATAAAAGACTCGCATTTTAAGGAGTTAATCAAAAAGTCTCCGAATGTAGAAAAGATTTTTAGCGATGAAAAGTCTTATTACATCTTCGAAGAGTTTGATCCAATAATGCATGGTATGTTTTGGCGTATCTATACTTTTAAAGAAGATGAAGTCTTTCTAAATGAATTAGTACATGCGTGTGCACTCCATTTATTGGCTGTGTTCTTTTCTAAAATTCATGAACGAGAAGAATTATTAGAATCGAATAAATACCCTATAAATACGAAAGCTGTTTTTATGGCTCGTACAATTCTAAAAAAAGAATTAAACAAGCAAATACATATTGATGATCTAGCAAGGGAATGCGGATTAAGTGCAAGTAGACTAAGAGCTTTATATAAACAGGTTTTTGGAATAACAATACATCAGTTTCATCAAAATGTTCGATTAGACGAAGCTAGAACCTTATTAAGAGGAGGTGAAAAGACAATGTCTATGATAGCCATGGATTTAGGGTTTTCTAGTGCAAGTCATTTCTCAGCAGCTTTTAAGAAGCAATTTGGTTACACACCAAGAGAGTTTAAGGACAATTTGAATATAAGTAGGTAAATTTTTATATTAAATTATACTATAAGGAGATGTGATTTTTCACATCTCCTTATTTTTTATACAAAAGTTATTTTCTGATGTTTTTTAGTCATTTAGTGAAATTTAACATAGGATGATCCCCGTTAATCTACCTATCACTTAATAAAAACAAAAAATGAAAAAAATTAATTACATCGTTTTAGCTTTAGCATCATTATTCTCAATTACTTCTTGTAATACAAATGATGAATATCCAGATCAAGTTTCTGATTATGATACAGTAATCACAAATAAAAATGCTGATTATGACGATAGCTACTCTACAGCAAAAACATTTAGCGTTCCAAATTATGTAGTACATATTGGAGAAGAATCTTCAGAAGATTATCAATTAACATCTACAGATGAAATAATAATTAATGAGACAATTTCAGAAATGAAAGCGGCAGGTTACACTTTCATTCAAGAAAATGAGACAGACAAACCTGACTTAGTAGTTCTTCCTTATTCTTTTGATAATACAGTTGTTGGTTCTATCACAGCATGGCCAACTTACGGTGACTGGGGTGGTTACTGGGGCGGCTATTGGGGTGGCTACTGGGGTTGGAATGATATGTATCCAATGGGTGGTTATCCTTACTACGGTGGTTATCCAATGACATCTTATTATTCTTACGATCAAGGTACTGTGATTTTAGAGATGGTAGACAATAGAGAAACAGTTGTGACAGATGGCGAAAATCAGGTTCCAGTAATTTGGCAAGGCATTTTAAATGGTACTGAAACAAACTTAGTAGATAATCAAAACCGTATAAAAAGTGGTATTGATCAAATGTTTATCCAATCTCCATACATCTTAGCAAACTAATTTATAGCCAACTTTAAAACATTAAAAACATTTATTATTATGAAAAACATTAAAAAATTATTCCTTGCAGCTTTATTAATTGTTTCAGGATTATCAACAGCATCAGCACAAGATCTTATTGGAATTTCTTATAACATGGCACTACCATCTAATAGTAGTACTATTACAGATGCTTCTTTTAGAGGTGGTAACTTAGAGTACAGACATTTCTTAAATGATAATTTATCTATTGGTGCAAGTATTGGTTTTAATTATTTCAATCAGAATTTCGGGAATAAGACTTTTTCTTCAGAAAATTCAGCTATTTCAGGTGAAACATATGAGAATTCGACTTCTTTATCAACATTAGCAACCGCTCATTATTATTTAGGTAACCTAGGTGGTATTAGACCTTATGCAGGTGTTGGAATTGGTGCAGCAGGAACATATTTTACTAGTCAAGTTGGTGGTGTAGCTGTTTCAGATCAGTATTGGGGTTTTGCAGTAGCACCAGAAGTAGGTGTAATTGTACCTCTGGGAGATGCAGGAGTATCATTACTTGGTAACGTAAAGTATAACTATCAAACAGCAGCTCAAGGTTATGACAGTGTAGCTTATTGGGGCTTTAATATTGGTTTAGCCTTCGATTTCTAAATTGAAAGTTTAAAAATACATAAGAAGACAGCTTTGCGGATAACGTAAAGCTGTTTTTTTGTTTAAAGATAAATCTTGACATTCTAGAAATAAAATTTGACACTCTGACCTTCTCGAAATACCGTTTAGTATTTTATGAGATTGATAAAAAGTTAGGTGTAGAGAGTTAATAAATTGAGTAATAATAGGTAAAGAGATTTCTTGATGAGGAATCTCTTTTTTGTTTTCAAGTAAAAAGGAGACATCAAAAAAATACCTTATATGATTATAAGGAGAAGTTTTACCTTAAAAAATTTAATGTGTTTTTGTTTCTATTGAAAGATATAAAAATATAGACAGTGTTAGATTAACAGTATAGAGTTATTCTTTATGTAGCCTAGATGCTAGAATAGATAAAGTTGAGATTATATAATTTAAAGGATCGTCTGTAAAATCTTTATTATTTTACATTTGTAAAGCTAATACTAAAATATCTTAAAACAAAAAGGTCTTTAAATTTTTAAAAAACCATTGTATAAAAAAAAACACTTGAAATTTTTCAAGTGTCTTTCCACAGCTGGTTAATGTTACTGGTGTATCATGCCATACAATAGGTGACTAACCTATGATTCTTTACCCAATAACTAATATTCATTAATTATGCCAACAGTTAATTAATATTGGTTAACTAATTGATAATAAGTGTTTTGTTTGATTTTTTATTGTGTGCCAATTTTATATATGTTTCATATTGGAATTGATTTTCCATATTATGGAAAAAATAAAATCTATTTTTATCGTAAATGTCTAAATATTCAATTTCAGTATGACGAATCTCATTTTGAATCAAGAAATACGTATGTATATTCGCAGCTGATTATTAAAAATTACATTCAATAAAGAATTATAATATCATGAGACAAAAAATTGTAGCAGGTAACTGGAAAATGAACCTTCTTAAAGAAGAAGCAGAATCATTAGCATCTGAAGTAGTAAACATGGCAAAGGATGAAACTCCTTCTGATGTAAAAGTTATTATGTGTACTCCATTTGTTCACTTGAGCAAAGTGAAGTCATTAATCGGAAACTCAGCAAACGTATTTGTTGGTGCACAAAACTGTTACACAGAACCTAGTGGTGCTTTTACAGGAGAGATTTCTGCTCCTCAATTAGCTTCTTACGGTATCGATTATGTAATCTTAGGTCACTCTGAGCGTCGTGAGTATTTTGGTGAGTCTAACGAAATGTTAGCTAAAAAGACTGATGCAGTTTTAGCAAATAACATGCTTCCAATCTTCTGTTTTGGAGAAGTATTAGAAGAGCGTGAGGCTGGTACTCAAAAAGCAGTTGTTGAAAAACAATTATCAGAAGGTATTTTCCACCTTTCTGCAGAAGACTTTGGTAAAGTAGTTTTAGCATACGAGCCAGTTTGGGCTATCGGTACTGGTAAAACAGCTTCTTCAGCACAAGCGCAAGAAATGCACAAAGATATTCGTGATATGGTTGCTGCTAAATATGGTCAAGAAGTTGCAGATGCAACTCCTATCCTTTATGGTGGTTCTGCTAAACCAAGTAACGCACAAGAATTATTCGCTCAACCAGATGTTGACGGTGGTTTAATTGGTGGTGCTTCTTTAGCTTCAAGAGACTTCATCGAAATCTCAAAATCATACTAATTGATTTTAAGATCGAAAAGATAAATCGTGTTTTTAAAAAGGTTGGCTTCTAGTAAGTCAACCTTTTTTTTATTTTATCAAACCTAATAACTTACTATATTACTAATGTTATCACTCTTCTACCTTAGAAGGTCACTAAACTATTCTTTTTAATGATTATGCTTCGTCTATTATTACTATTCATATTTCTAGTTCCC includes:
- a CDS encoding family 14 glycosylhydrolase produces the protein MKTFEVRLPYSILEPDTCFSTNDPDWTELEKWIIRGKKIGINTVLVPILWKLVEGEGKASDNTAHHIQYNWIYYRSMINKLVEHDIKIVVEFNFQMINNYEENYLCTLPDWLWGKLMEDNEEIKYLSQLKYVNKGGGSAQESVSLWADHYVLPYYEELVRSFKHNFSDISGRFIRMLISTTPQGELSYPINECAFPRRNMQCYSPTAMEDFDNYVREKYGDYISAGKKWGVEIIDKESLFVYFKENDVLQGRMYYDTLYGNDVTEWYNHSLTNHGNKLLHILQNVFSDGGFEGSRLCIRLSSAYAEKNLKNTPHLTEVGGGILSLSKKVDVKKAYTTSLDDLSVGIDRGRLRFIIPTKSRTEYKSDSEYALKLKHLLEFGDADNISFILENSSTEGINSHVIWDTSEEWLFRNHSLHGLIVNNMKALFDTTGTGSARLGELIRKVKFKDDHIERKQKSFRVMGPLHVKTHNAKRLLQDQDWITVSRQLDTMREIGVSAVSIDIWWGLVEGRQSNEFDWVYYDNMVKLIESKGLNWVPILSFHQAGGNVNDDFTQMIPLWIWGKIVEENSNLKSIEDLQYVSETGDVSVEYVSLWADTYVIPYYERFMEAFKQRYKKYAWMTDEINVSLGPAGELRYPSYNSHDWGDYPNRGTLQCYSRLAVEDFQRHIVNIYGSLDYINEVWHTAYESAEEIPMPDADELFKNNNYSTSRYGLDFFNWYNESLAKHGNKVIRRATEIFNDEFENVPVGFKMPGIHWLISDPNQPRVAEITAGLIAPYPNINASDRDEYTEMLKKIIDKDFKDKVVLHFTCLEKMNKDWEGYSRAEDLVMWFSNAAKKLDIQVMGENALYHELYSDSGWEQIEKALTRANTSYSGLTILRMQNLFSDNNFAIEKYAELINKLR
- a CDS encoding helix-turn-helix domain-containing protein produces the protein MLLLSIKVLELSNYKEYRYTMEVSPFQSALESWAKIFEGKLTDNTIKFDNALGKGTIKGFQCNEYIEVFCFKFHLKQKITTSGKKLSEIAEFRPIFFGDPDGNKTLGIEQDQDNELDEVTVENFPILTQGVFATNSKDSMTWDFNPNRDIHFISIRIKDSHFKELIKKSPNVEKIFSDEKSYYIFEEFDPIMHGMFWRIYTFKEDEVFLNELVHACALHLLAVFFSKIHEREELLESNKYPINTKAVFMARTILKKELNKQIHIDDLARECGLSASRLRALYKQVFGITIHQFHQNVRLDEARTLLRGGEKTMSMIAMDLGFSSASHFSAAFKKQFGYTPREFKDNLNISR
- a CDS encoding DUF4136 domain-containing protein, with the protein product MKKINYIVLALASLFSITSCNTNDEYPDQVSDYDTVITNKNADYDDSYSTAKTFSVPNYVVHIGEESSEDYQLTSTDEIIINETISEMKAAGYTFIQENETDKPDLVVLPYSFDNTVVGSITAWPTYGDWGGYWGGYWGGYWGWNDMYPMGGYPYYGGYPMTSYYSYDQGTVILEMVDNRETVVTDGENQVPVIWQGILNGTETNLVDNQNRIKSGIDQMFIQSPYILAN
- a CDS encoding porin family protein, which gives rise to MKNIKKLFLAALLIVSGLSTASAQDLIGISYNMALPSNSSTITDASFRGGNLEYRHFLNDNLSIGASIGFNYFNQNFGNKTFSSENSAISGETYENSTSLSTLATAHYYLGNLGGIRPYAGVGIGAAGTYFTSQVGGVAVSDQYWGFAVAPEVGVIVPLGDAGVSLLGNVKYNYQTAAQGYDSVAYWGFNIGLAFDF
- the tpiA gene encoding triose-phosphate isomerase → MRQKIVAGNWKMNLLKEEAESLASEVVNMAKDETPSDVKVIMCTPFVHLSKVKSLIGNSANVFVGAQNCYTEPSGAFTGEISAPQLASYGIDYVILGHSERREYFGESNEMLAKKTDAVLANNMLPIFCFGEVLEEREAGTQKAVVEKQLSEGIFHLSAEDFGKVVLAYEPVWAIGTGKTASSAQAQEMHKDIRDMVAAKYGQEVADATPILYGGSAKPSNAQELFAQPDVDGGLIGGASLASRDFIEISKSY